The following coding sequences lie in one Rothia sp. SD9660Na genomic window:
- a CDS encoding acyltransferase family protein: MKDDHVFYSAVHPHEGQRRFVLRGLDGVRAIAVLLVLVYHFWPQYLPGGMIGVDIFFVISGYLITALLLREGAYTGKMDIVSFWVRRLRRLVPAFALLTLVVGSLALLAGGDAQVGLGRQILGAFTYSSNWLLIWAGNDYFTQTSPELMTNFWSLAVEEQFYLFWPVVMVFVFMFTAKWWQRALAPGALGALSLLAAVVLGLLGASTTRLYYGTDTHLYGLMLGVLLAMMIPWSMYPPIDDRLYPVVGYGNGIWGWLRQLVGWASLAAVLPFALTLSDHSSWLMPWGLLVGSLLGMGMIQALLPDVRGGTSGLFRGLLSLAPLRWIGQRSYGIYLWHWPLMVLAHYNFGTARSPWVNVGVLLLTLIVAGLSYMYVEQPVRQLGFRGALSAWFSAMVAPTGRALPVGAAVLAGVTLIATVLAVRTAPAMTEAEAVVAAGANYAQASAPVPQPSSASAAPTASADPSASAEPAESASPSPNSSTAPSAAVDGSQVTIVGDSVTLASSIALGEAMPQALVNAEVSRTSSAALPVVEQLLGSGQMREVLVFSVTANSTFTFDQLEQLKASVSPNGERKIVLVTGVGPANLTWIEPSNQVIREFAAQNPGTVFIADWQAATKGHPEYLVSDGVHPMGEGIVAYAQTVKDAVAKALNK; encoded by the coding sequence ATGAAAGACGATCACGTTTTTTACTCTGCCGTGCACCCCCATGAGGGGCAGCGACGCTTCGTCTTGCGCGGTCTTGACGGCGTACGCGCTATCGCGGTGCTGCTGGTGCTGGTGTACCACTTCTGGCCCCAGTACCTGCCCGGGGGCATGATTGGCGTTGATATTTTCTTCGTTATCTCAGGTTACCTGATTACTGCCCTATTACTGCGCGAGGGTGCCTACACCGGCAAGATGGATATCGTTTCTTTCTGGGTGCGACGTCTGCGCCGCCTGGTACCGGCTTTTGCCCTGCTGACGCTGGTTGTAGGTTCTTTAGCTTTGCTGGCGGGCGGTGATGCCCAGGTCGGTCTGGGCCGCCAGATTCTCGGTGCTTTTACCTATTCGTCGAACTGGCTGCTGATCTGGGCCGGTAACGACTATTTCACGCAAACCTCCCCTGAGCTCATGACCAATTTCTGGTCGCTGGCAGTTGAAGAGCAGTTCTACCTGTTCTGGCCTGTGGTGATGGTCTTTGTCTTTATGTTTACCGCTAAGTGGTGGCAGCGGGCTCTGGCTCCTGGCGCTCTGGGGGCCCTGTCGCTGCTGGCTGCGGTCGTGCTGGGCCTGTTGGGTGCTTCCACCACCCGCCTCTACTACGGCACCGATACCCACCTCTACGGCCTGATGCTGGGCGTCCTGCTGGCCATGATGATTCCCTGGTCCATGTACCCGCCCATTGATGACCGTCTCTACCCCGTGGTCGGCTACGGCAACGGTATCTGGGGCTGGCTGCGCCAGCTGGTCGGCTGGGCGAGCCTGGCCGCCGTTCTGCCCTTCGCCTTGACCCTTTCAGACCACAGCTCCTGGCTCATGCCCTGGGGCCTGCTGGTGGGGTCTCTTTTGGGTATGGGCATGATTCAGGCTCTGCTTCCGGACGTCCGTGGCGGCACCTCCGGGCTCTTTCGGGGCTTGCTATCCCTAGCTCCCCTGCGTTGGATCGGCCAGCGATCCTACGGCATCTACCTGTGGCACTGGCCCCTGATGGTACTGGCCCACTACAACTTCGGCACGGCACGCTCCCCCTGGGTCAATGTCGGCGTGCTGCTCCTGACCCTGATTGTCGCGGGCCTGTCCTACATGTATGTGGAACAGCCCGTGCGCCAGCTGGGCTTCCGCGGGGCACTATCAGCCTGGTTCTCAGCCATGGTGGCACCGACGGGCCGGGCCCTACCGGTCGGCGCAGCCGTCCTTGCCGGTGTAACCCTCATTGCCACCGTTTTGGCTGTACGCACCGCACCGGCTATGACTGAAGCTGAAGCTGTGGTGGCTGCCGGTGCCAACTATGCGCAGGCATCCGCCCCGGTGCCCCAACCCAGCAGCGCATCTGCCGCCCCTACCGCTTCAGCCGACCCCAGCGCCTCAGCTGAACCGGCGGAAAGCGCCAGCCCCTCCCCTAATTCATCCACCGCACCGTCCGCCGCCGTTGATGGTTCCCAGGTGACGATTGTGGGCGACTCCGTTACCCTGGCGTCCTCTATTGCCCTGGGCGAGGCTATGCCCCAGGCCCTGGTCAACGCCGAGGTCTCCCGCACAAGCTCTGCGGCTCTCCCCGTTGTTGAGCAGCTCCTAGGTTCGGGGCAAATGCGCGAAGTACTAGTGTTCTCGGTGACCGCTAACTCCACTTTTACGTTCGACCAGCTAGAGCAACTCAAGGCTTCGGTGTCGCCGAATGGTGAACGCAAGATTGTGCTGGTGACTGGCGTGGGCCCAGCGAACCTGACCTGGATTGAGCCGTCCAACCAGGTGATTCGCGAGTTTGCGGCGCAGAACCCCGGCACGGTCTTTATCGCTGACTGGCAGGCCGCTACCAAGGGCCACCCGGAGTACCTAGTCTCTGACGGCGTGCACCCCATGGGTGAAGGTATCGTGGCTTACGCCCAAACGGTGAAGGACGCGGTGGCGAAGGCCCTCAACAAATAA
- a CDS encoding pitrilysin family protein, producing the protein MPVLLPLETADLTDELNYRVGRLIYAGGGGNKVRRSVLPGGVRVITERMPSQRSVSIGFWVGVGSRDEQPGMLGSTHFLEHLLFKGTESRSALDIAHAFDRVGGESNALTAKEHTCYYARVLDEDTPMAIDVIADMVTGAKLDPALLEQERGVILEEIAMDQDDPTDVAFESFIEQLMGSNPLGRPIGGTPQEITDVARDKVWEHYKKFYTPDRLVISAAGSLNHSEIVNLVLDSLSNRGWDLAEGALPAPRRIRHQSDIVPGAREKTLEKGFEQTNIVMGCPGLIAGDERRYAMSVLNSALGGGMSSRLFQEIREKRGLAYSTFSFTGSYSDAGYFGMYAGCLPAKAEQVTELMRSTFDDFVRDGITQEELEKVVGQLGGSTVLGSEDAGSRMSRLGRAELDSGKFLSIDELLEGVRSVTLDQVHDLARYLASQEWVTTIVK; encoded by the coding sequence ATGCCCGTCCTTCTACCCCTTGAAACCGCTGACCTCACCGACGAGCTCAACTACCGCGTCGGCCGCCTGATCTATGCCGGTGGGGGAGGCAACAAAGTGCGCCGTTCCGTGCTGCCGGGCGGCGTCCGCGTCATTACCGAACGCATGCCCTCCCAACGCAGTGTTTCCATCGGCTTCTGGGTAGGGGTAGGCTCCCGCGACGAGCAACCCGGCATGCTAGGCTCCACCCACTTCCTCGAACACCTGCTCTTCAAGGGCACCGAAAGCCGCAGCGCCCTCGACATCGCCCACGCCTTCGACCGGGTGGGCGGCGAATCCAACGCCCTCACCGCCAAAGAGCACACCTGCTACTATGCCCGCGTGCTCGACGAAGACACCCCCATGGCTATCGACGTCATCGCCGACATGGTCACCGGTGCCAAGCTCGACCCTGCCCTGCTGGAACAAGAACGTGGAGTCATTCTCGAAGAAATCGCCATGGACCAGGACGACCCCACCGACGTCGCCTTCGAGTCCTTCATCGAACAGCTCATGGGCAGTAACCCGCTGGGCCGCCCTATCGGCGGCACCCCGCAGGAAATCACTGATGTCGCCCGCGATAAAGTGTGGGAACACTACAAAAAGTTCTACACCCCCGACCGCCTGGTTATCTCAGCAGCTGGCAGCCTCAACCACTCCGAAATCGTCAACCTGGTCCTCGACTCCCTGTCCAACCGCGGCTGGGACCTCGCCGAAGGTGCCCTACCGGCCCCGCGCCGCATCCGCCACCAGAGCGACATCGTGCCCGGTGCCCGCGAAAAAACCCTCGAAAAGGGCTTTGAGCAGACCAACATCGTCATGGGCTGCCCCGGCCTGATCGCAGGGGACGAGCGCCGCTACGCCATGAGCGTGCTCAACTCCGCCCTGGGCGGGGGAATGTCCTCCCGTCTCTTCCAGGAAATCCGAGAAAAGCGCGGCCTAGCCTACTCCACGTTCTCCTTCACCGGCTCTTACTCAGACGCTGGCTACTTTGGCATGTACGCCGGTTGCCTTCCTGCCAAGGCCGAGCAGGTTACCGAGCTCATGCGCTCTACCTTCGACGATTTTGTGCGTGACGGTATCACGCAAGAAGAACTTGAGAAGGTCGTTGGGCAACTGGGCGGCTCCACTGTACTGGGCAGTGAGGACGCTGGCTCCCGCATGAGCCGCCTGGGTCGAGCAGAACTGGACTCGGGTAAGTTCCTCTCCATCGACGAACTCCTAGAGGGAGTGCGGTCGGTGACGCTAGATCAGGTGCACGACCTGGCCCGCTATCTGGCCAGCCAAGAGTGGGTTACCACTATCGTCAAGTAA